A window from Sus scrofa isolate TJ Tabasco breed Duroc chromosome 2, Sscrofa11.1, whole genome shotgun sequence encodes these proteins:
- the CTTN gene encoding src substrate cortactin isoform X3 has translation MWKASAGHTVSIAQDDGGADDWETDPDFVNDVSEKEQRWGAKTVQGSGHQEHINIHKLRENVFQEHQTLKEKELETGPRASHGYGGKFGVEQDRMDKSAVGHEYQSKLSKHCSQVDSVRGFGGKFGVQVDRVDQSAVGFEYQGKTEKHASQKDYASGFGGKYGVQSDRVDKSAVGFDYQGKTEKHESQKDYSKGFGGKYGIDKDKVDRSAVGFEYQGKTEKHESQKDYKTGFGGRFGVQSERQDSCAVGFDYKEKLAKHESQQDYSRGFGGKYGVQKDRMDKNASTFEDVAQVAPTYQKTVPVEAVNSKTSNIRANFENLAKEKEQEDRRKAEAERAQRMAKERQEQEEARRQLEEQARAQKPTPPASPTPQPAPERPPSSPVYEDAAPLQAEPSYRAPESTHEPEPVYSVEAAGYREACAPEAVYESTEAPGHYPAEEGAYDEYENDLGITAIALYDYQAAGDDEISFDPDDIITNIEMIDDGWWRGLCKGRYGLFPANYVELRQ, from the exons ATGTGGAAGGCTTCGGCGGGCCACACCGTGTCCATCGCCCAGGACGACGGGGGAGCCGACGACTGGGAGACCGACCCCGACTTCGTG aATGACGTGAGTGAGAAAGAGCAGAGATGGGGGGCCAAGACCGTGCAAGGGTCCGGGCACCAGGAGCACATCAA CATACACAAGCTGAGAGAGAACGTGTTTCAAGAGCACCAGACCCTCAAGGAGAAGGAGCTCGAGACGGGACCCAGAGCCTCGCACGGCTACGGAGGGAAGTTCGGCGTCGAGCAGGACAGGATGGACAAA TCGGCCGTGGGCCACGAGTACCAGTCGAAGCTTTCCAAGCACTGCTCGCAGGTCGACTCCGTCCGGGGCTTTGGAGGCAAGTTTGGCGTCCAGGTGGACCGCGTTGACCAG TCGGCCGTGGGCTTTGAGTACCAGGGGAAAACTGAGAAGCACGCCTCACAGAAAG ATTACGCGAGTGGTTTTGGCGGCAAGTACGGCGTGCAGTCCGATCGTGTGGACAAGAGCGCGGTGGGCTTCGACTACCAGGGCAAGACGGAGAAGCACGAGTCGCAGAAAG ACTACTCCAAAGGCTTCGGCGGCAAGTACGGGATTGACAAGGATAAAGTGGACAGGAGTGCCGTGGGCTTTGAGTATCAAGGCAAAACGGAGAAGCACGAGTCCCAGAAAG ATTATAAGACTGGTTTCGGAGGCAGATTTGGTGTTCAGTCCGAGAGGCAGGACTCCTGTGCTGTGGGGTTTGATTACAAGGAGAAACTGGCCAAGCACGAGTCCCAGCAAG ATTATTCCAGAGGATTCGGCGGCAAGTACGGGGTGCAGAAAGACCGGATGGATAAG AACGCCTCCACTTTTGAGGACGTGGCCCAGGTGGCCCCCACCTATCAGAAGACTGTCCCCGTGGAAGCAG TGAACAGCAAAACGAGCAACATCAGAGCCAACTTTGAAAACCTGGCcaaggagaaggagcaggaggacCGGCGGAAGGCGGAGGCGGAGCGGGCGCAGAGGATGGCGAAGGAGAGGCAGGAGCAGGAAGAAGCCCGGCGGCAGCTGGAG GAGCAGGCCCGGGCCCAGAAGCCCACGCCGCCCGCGTCCCCCACGCCTCAGCCCGCTCCGGAGAGGCCGCCGTCGAGCCCCGTCTACGAG GACGCGGCTCCCCTCCAGGCCGAGCCGAGCTACAGGGCCCCCGAGAGCACACACGAGCCTGAGCCGGTGTACAGCGTGGAGGCTGCCGGCTACCGAGAGGCCTGCGCGCCGGAGGCCGTCTACGAGAGCACGGAGGCCCCGGGCCACTACCCAGCAG AGGAAGGTGCCTATGACGAGTACGAGAACGACCTTGGAATCACGGCCATCGCCCTGTACGACTACCAGGCTG CGGGCGACGACGAGATCTCCTTCGACCCCGACGACATCATCACCAACATCGAGATGATCGACGACGGCTGGTGGCGCGGGCTCTGCAAGGGCAGGTACGGGCTCTTCCCCGCCAACTACGTGGAGCTGCGGCAGTAG
- the CTTN gene encoding src substrate cortactin isoform X4, with the protein MWKASAGHTVSIAQDDGGADDWETDPDFVNDVSEKEQRWGAKTVQGSGHQEHINIHKLRENVFQEHQTLKEKELETGPRASHGYGGKFGVEQDRMDKSAVGHEYQSKLSKHCSQVDSVRGFGGKFGVQVDRVDQSAVGFEYQGKTEKHASQKDYASGFGGKYGVQSDRVDKSAVGFDYQGKTEKHESQKDYVKGFGGKFGVQTDRQDKCALGWDHQEKLQLHESQKDYKTGFGGRFGVQSERQDSCAVGFDYKEKLAKHESQQDYSRGFGGKYGVQKDRMDKNASTFEDVAQVAPTYQKTVPVEAVNSKTSNIRANFENLAKEKEQEDRRKAEAERAQRMAKERQEQEEARRQLEEQARAQKPTPPASPTPQPAPERPPSSPVYEDAAPLQAEPSYRAPESTHEPEPVYSVEAAGYREACAPEAVYESTEAPGHYPAEEGAYDEYENDLGITAIALYDYQAAGDDEISFDPDDIITNIEMIDDGWWRGLCKGRYGLFPANYVELRQ; encoded by the exons ATGTGGAAGGCTTCGGCGGGCCACACCGTGTCCATCGCCCAGGACGACGGGGGAGCCGACGACTGGGAGACCGACCCCGACTTCGTG aATGACGTGAGTGAGAAAGAGCAGAGATGGGGGGCCAAGACCGTGCAAGGGTCCGGGCACCAGGAGCACATCAA CATACACAAGCTGAGAGAGAACGTGTTTCAAGAGCACCAGACCCTCAAGGAGAAGGAGCTCGAGACGGGACCCAGAGCCTCGCACGGCTACGGAGGGAAGTTCGGCGTCGAGCAGGACAGGATGGACAAA TCGGCCGTGGGCCACGAGTACCAGTCGAAGCTTTCCAAGCACTGCTCGCAGGTCGACTCCGTCCGGGGCTTTGGAGGCAAGTTTGGCGTCCAGGTGGACCGCGTTGACCAG TCGGCCGTGGGCTTTGAGTACCAGGGGAAAACTGAGAAGCACGCCTCACAGAAAG ATTACGCGAGTGGTTTTGGCGGCAAGTACGGCGTGCAGTCCGATCGTGTGGACAAGAGCGCGGTGGGCTTCGACTACCAGGGCAAGACGGAGAAGCACGAGTCGCAGAAAG ACTACGTGAAGGGCTTCGGAGGGAAGTTTGGCGTGCAGACAGACCGACAGGACAAGTGTGCCCTCGGCTGGGACCACCaggagaagctgcagctgcacgaGTCCCAGAAAG ATTATAAGACTGGTTTCGGAGGCAGATTTGGTGTTCAGTCCGAGAGGCAGGACTCCTGTGCTGTGGGGTTTGATTACAAGGAGAAACTGGCCAAGCACGAGTCCCAGCAAG ATTATTCCAGAGGATTCGGCGGCAAGTACGGGGTGCAGAAAGACCGGATGGATAAG AACGCCTCCACTTTTGAGGACGTGGCCCAGGTGGCCCCCACCTATCAGAAGACTGTCCCCGTGGAAGCAG TGAACAGCAAAACGAGCAACATCAGAGCCAACTTTGAAAACCTGGCcaaggagaaggagcaggaggacCGGCGGAAGGCGGAGGCGGAGCGGGCGCAGAGGATGGCGAAGGAGAGGCAGGAGCAGGAAGAAGCCCGGCGGCAGCTGGAG GAGCAGGCCCGGGCCCAGAAGCCCACGCCGCCCGCGTCCCCCACGCCTCAGCCCGCTCCGGAGAGGCCGCCGTCGAGCCCCGTCTACGAG GACGCGGCTCCCCTCCAGGCCGAGCCGAGCTACAGGGCCCCCGAGAGCACACACGAGCCTGAGCCGGTGTACAGCGTGGAGGCTGCCGGCTACCGAGAGGCCTGCGCGCCGGAGGCCGTCTACGAGAGCACGGAGGCCCCGGGCCACTACCCAGCAG AGGAAGGTGCCTATGACGAGTACGAGAACGACCTTGGAATCACGGCCATCGCCCTGTACGACTACCAGGCTG CGGGCGACGACGAGATCTCCTTCGACCCCGACGACATCATCACCAACATCGAGATGATCGACGACGGCTGGTGGCGCGGGCTCTGCAAGGGCAGGTACGGGCTCTTCCCCGCCAACTACGTGGAGCTGCGGCAGTAG
- the CTTN gene encoding src substrate cortactin isoform X1, whose protein sequence is MWKASAGHTVSIAQDDGGADDWETDPDFVNDVSEKEQRWGAKTVQGSGHQEHINIHKLRENVFQEHQTLKEKELETGPRASHGYGGKFGVEQDRMDKSAVGHEYQSKLSKHCSQVDSVRGFGGKFGVQVDRVDQSAVGFEYQGKTEKHASQKDYASGFGGKYGVQSDRVDKSAVGFDYQGKTEKHESQKDYSKGFGGKYGIDKDKVDRSAVGFEYQGKTEKHESQKDYVKGFGGKFGVQTDRQDKCALGWDHQEKLQLHESQKDYKTGFGGRFGVQSERQDSCAVGFDYKEKLAKHESQQDYSRGFGGKYGVQKDRMDKNASTFEDVAQVAPTYQKTVPVEAVNSKTSNIRANFENLAKEKEQEDRRKAEAERAQRMAKERQEQEEARRQLEEQARAQKPTPPASPTPQPAPERPPSSPVYEDAAPLQAEPSYRAPESTHEPEPVYSVEAAGYREACAPEAVYESTEAPGHYPAEEGAYDEYENDLGITAIALYDYQAAGDDEISFDPDDIITNIEMIDDGWWRGLCKGRYGLFPANYVELRQ, encoded by the exons ATGTGGAAGGCTTCGGCGGGCCACACCGTGTCCATCGCCCAGGACGACGGGGGAGCCGACGACTGGGAGACCGACCCCGACTTCGTG aATGACGTGAGTGAGAAAGAGCAGAGATGGGGGGCCAAGACCGTGCAAGGGTCCGGGCACCAGGAGCACATCAA CATACACAAGCTGAGAGAGAACGTGTTTCAAGAGCACCAGACCCTCAAGGAGAAGGAGCTCGAGACGGGACCCAGAGCCTCGCACGGCTACGGAGGGAAGTTCGGCGTCGAGCAGGACAGGATGGACAAA TCGGCCGTGGGCCACGAGTACCAGTCGAAGCTTTCCAAGCACTGCTCGCAGGTCGACTCCGTCCGGGGCTTTGGAGGCAAGTTTGGCGTCCAGGTGGACCGCGTTGACCAG TCGGCCGTGGGCTTTGAGTACCAGGGGAAAACTGAGAAGCACGCCTCACAGAAAG ATTACGCGAGTGGTTTTGGCGGCAAGTACGGCGTGCAGTCCGATCGTGTGGACAAGAGCGCGGTGGGCTTCGACTACCAGGGCAAGACGGAGAAGCACGAGTCGCAGAAAG ACTACTCCAAAGGCTTCGGCGGCAAGTACGGGATTGACAAGGATAAAGTGGACAGGAGTGCCGTGGGCTTTGAGTATCAAGGCAAAACGGAGAAGCACGAGTCCCAGAAAG ACTACGTGAAGGGCTTCGGAGGGAAGTTTGGCGTGCAGACAGACCGACAGGACAAGTGTGCCCTCGGCTGGGACCACCaggagaagctgcagctgcacgaGTCCCAGAAAG ATTATAAGACTGGTTTCGGAGGCAGATTTGGTGTTCAGTCCGAGAGGCAGGACTCCTGTGCTGTGGGGTTTGATTACAAGGAGAAACTGGCCAAGCACGAGTCCCAGCAAG ATTATTCCAGAGGATTCGGCGGCAAGTACGGGGTGCAGAAAGACCGGATGGATAAG AACGCCTCCACTTTTGAGGACGTGGCCCAGGTGGCCCCCACCTATCAGAAGACTGTCCCCGTGGAAGCAG TGAACAGCAAAACGAGCAACATCAGAGCCAACTTTGAAAACCTGGCcaaggagaaggagcaggaggacCGGCGGAAGGCGGAGGCGGAGCGGGCGCAGAGGATGGCGAAGGAGAGGCAGGAGCAGGAAGAAGCCCGGCGGCAGCTGGAG GAGCAGGCCCGGGCCCAGAAGCCCACGCCGCCCGCGTCCCCCACGCCTCAGCCCGCTCCGGAGAGGCCGCCGTCGAGCCCCGTCTACGAG GACGCGGCTCCCCTCCAGGCCGAGCCGAGCTACAGGGCCCCCGAGAGCACACACGAGCCTGAGCCGGTGTACAGCGTGGAGGCTGCCGGCTACCGAGAGGCCTGCGCGCCGGAGGCCGTCTACGAGAGCACGGAGGCCCCGGGCCACTACCCAGCAG AGGAAGGTGCCTATGACGAGTACGAGAACGACCTTGGAATCACGGCCATCGCCCTGTACGACTACCAGGCTG CGGGCGACGACGAGATCTCCTTCGACCCCGACGACATCATCACCAACATCGAGATGATCGACGACGGCTGGTGGCGCGGGCTCTGCAAGGGCAGGTACGGGCTCTTCCCCGCCAACTACGTGGAGCTGCGGCAGTAG
- the CTTN gene encoding src substrate cortactin isoform X2, whose protein sequence is MWKASAGHTVSIAQDDGGADDWETDPDFVNDVSEKEQRWGAKTVQGSGHQEHINIHKLRENVFQEHQTLKEKELETGPRASHGYGGKFGVEQDRMDKSAVGHEYQSKLSKHCSQVDSVRGFGGKFGVQVDRVDQSAVGFEYQGKTEKHASQKDYASGFGGKYGVQSDRVDKSAVGFDYQGKTEKHESQKDYSKGFGGKYGIDKDKVDRSAVGFEYQGKTEKHESQKDYVKGFGGKFGVQTDRQDKCALGWDHQEKLQLHESQKDYSRGFGGKYGVQKDRMDKNASTFEDVAQVAPTYQKTVPVEAVNSKTSNIRANFENLAKEKEQEDRRKAEAERAQRMAKERQEQEEARRQLEEQARAQKPTPPASPTPQPAPERPPSSPVYEDAAPLQAEPSYRAPESTHEPEPVYSVEAAGYREACAPEAVYESTEAPGHYPAEEGAYDEYENDLGITAIALYDYQAAGDDEISFDPDDIITNIEMIDDGWWRGLCKGRYGLFPANYVELRQ, encoded by the exons ATGTGGAAGGCTTCGGCGGGCCACACCGTGTCCATCGCCCAGGACGACGGGGGAGCCGACGACTGGGAGACCGACCCCGACTTCGTG aATGACGTGAGTGAGAAAGAGCAGAGATGGGGGGCCAAGACCGTGCAAGGGTCCGGGCACCAGGAGCACATCAA CATACACAAGCTGAGAGAGAACGTGTTTCAAGAGCACCAGACCCTCAAGGAGAAGGAGCTCGAGACGGGACCCAGAGCCTCGCACGGCTACGGAGGGAAGTTCGGCGTCGAGCAGGACAGGATGGACAAA TCGGCCGTGGGCCACGAGTACCAGTCGAAGCTTTCCAAGCACTGCTCGCAGGTCGACTCCGTCCGGGGCTTTGGAGGCAAGTTTGGCGTCCAGGTGGACCGCGTTGACCAG TCGGCCGTGGGCTTTGAGTACCAGGGGAAAACTGAGAAGCACGCCTCACAGAAAG ATTACGCGAGTGGTTTTGGCGGCAAGTACGGCGTGCAGTCCGATCGTGTGGACAAGAGCGCGGTGGGCTTCGACTACCAGGGCAAGACGGAGAAGCACGAGTCGCAGAAAG ACTACTCCAAAGGCTTCGGCGGCAAGTACGGGATTGACAAGGATAAAGTGGACAGGAGTGCCGTGGGCTTTGAGTATCAAGGCAAAACGGAGAAGCACGAGTCCCAGAAAG ACTACGTGAAGGGCTTCGGAGGGAAGTTTGGCGTGCAGACAGACCGACAGGACAAGTGTGCCCTCGGCTGGGACCACCaggagaagctgcagctgcacgaGTCCCAGAAAG ATTATTCCAGAGGATTCGGCGGCAAGTACGGGGTGCAGAAAGACCGGATGGATAAG AACGCCTCCACTTTTGAGGACGTGGCCCAGGTGGCCCCCACCTATCAGAAGACTGTCCCCGTGGAAGCAG TGAACAGCAAAACGAGCAACATCAGAGCCAACTTTGAAAACCTGGCcaaggagaaggagcaggaggacCGGCGGAAGGCGGAGGCGGAGCGGGCGCAGAGGATGGCGAAGGAGAGGCAGGAGCAGGAAGAAGCCCGGCGGCAGCTGGAG GAGCAGGCCCGGGCCCAGAAGCCCACGCCGCCCGCGTCCCCCACGCCTCAGCCCGCTCCGGAGAGGCCGCCGTCGAGCCCCGTCTACGAG GACGCGGCTCCCCTCCAGGCCGAGCCGAGCTACAGGGCCCCCGAGAGCACACACGAGCCTGAGCCGGTGTACAGCGTGGAGGCTGCCGGCTACCGAGAGGCCTGCGCGCCGGAGGCCGTCTACGAGAGCACGGAGGCCCCGGGCCACTACCCAGCAG AGGAAGGTGCCTATGACGAGTACGAGAACGACCTTGGAATCACGGCCATCGCCCTGTACGACTACCAGGCTG CGGGCGACGACGAGATCTCCTTCGACCCCGACGACATCATCACCAACATCGAGATGATCGACGACGGCTGGTGGCGCGGGCTCTGCAAGGGCAGGTACGGGCTCTTCCCCGCCAACTACGTGGAGCTGCGGCAGTAG
- the CTTN gene encoding src substrate cortactin isoform X5 — MWKASAGHTVSIAQDDGGADDWETDPDFVNDVSEKEQRWGAKTVQGSGHQEHINIHKLRENVFQEHQTLKEKELETGPRASHGYGGKFGVEQDRMDKSAVGHEYQSKLSKHCSQVDSVRGFGGKFGVQVDRVDQSAVGFEYQGKTEKHASQKDYASGFGGKYGVQSDRVDKSAVGFDYQGKTEKHESQKDYSKGFGGKYGIDKDKVDRSAVGFEYQGKTEKHESQKDYSRGFGGKYGVQKDRMDKNASTFEDVAQVAPTYQKTVPVEAVNSKTSNIRANFENLAKEKEQEDRRKAEAERAQRMAKERQEQEEARRQLEEQARAQKPTPPASPTPQPAPERPPSSPVYEDAAPLQAEPSYRAPESTHEPEPVYSVEAAGYREACAPEAVYESTEAPGHYPAEEGAYDEYENDLGITAIALYDYQAAGDDEISFDPDDIITNIEMIDDGWWRGLCKGRYGLFPANYVELRQ, encoded by the exons ATGTGGAAGGCTTCGGCGGGCCACACCGTGTCCATCGCCCAGGACGACGGGGGAGCCGACGACTGGGAGACCGACCCCGACTTCGTG aATGACGTGAGTGAGAAAGAGCAGAGATGGGGGGCCAAGACCGTGCAAGGGTCCGGGCACCAGGAGCACATCAA CATACACAAGCTGAGAGAGAACGTGTTTCAAGAGCACCAGACCCTCAAGGAGAAGGAGCTCGAGACGGGACCCAGAGCCTCGCACGGCTACGGAGGGAAGTTCGGCGTCGAGCAGGACAGGATGGACAAA TCGGCCGTGGGCCACGAGTACCAGTCGAAGCTTTCCAAGCACTGCTCGCAGGTCGACTCCGTCCGGGGCTTTGGAGGCAAGTTTGGCGTCCAGGTGGACCGCGTTGACCAG TCGGCCGTGGGCTTTGAGTACCAGGGGAAAACTGAGAAGCACGCCTCACAGAAAG ATTACGCGAGTGGTTTTGGCGGCAAGTACGGCGTGCAGTCCGATCGTGTGGACAAGAGCGCGGTGGGCTTCGACTACCAGGGCAAGACGGAGAAGCACGAGTCGCAGAAAG ACTACTCCAAAGGCTTCGGCGGCAAGTACGGGATTGACAAGGATAAAGTGGACAGGAGTGCCGTGGGCTTTGAGTATCAAGGCAAAACGGAGAAGCACGAGTCCCAGAAAG ATTATTCCAGAGGATTCGGCGGCAAGTACGGGGTGCAGAAAGACCGGATGGATAAG AACGCCTCCACTTTTGAGGACGTGGCCCAGGTGGCCCCCACCTATCAGAAGACTGTCCCCGTGGAAGCAG TGAACAGCAAAACGAGCAACATCAGAGCCAACTTTGAAAACCTGGCcaaggagaaggagcaggaggacCGGCGGAAGGCGGAGGCGGAGCGGGCGCAGAGGATGGCGAAGGAGAGGCAGGAGCAGGAAGAAGCCCGGCGGCAGCTGGAG GAGCAGGCCCGGGCCCAGAAGCCCACGCCGCCCGCGTCCCCCACGCCTCAGCCCGCTCCGGAGAGGCCGCCGTCGAGCCCCGTCTACGAG GACGCGGCTCCCCTCCAGGCCGAGCCGAGCTACAGGGCCCCCGAGAGCACACACGAGCCTGAGCCGGTGTACAGCGTGGAGGCTGCCGGCTACCGAGAGGCCTGCGCGCCGGAGGCCGTCTACGAGAGCACGGAGGCCCCGGGCCACTACCCAGCAG AGGAAGGTGCCTATGACGAGTACGAGAACGACCTTGGAATCACGGCCATCGCCCTGTACGACTACCAGGCTG CGGGCGACGACGAGATCTCCTTCGACCCCGACGACATCATCACCAACATCGAGATGATCGACGACGGCTGGTGGCGCGGGCTCTGCAAGGGCAGGTACGGGCTCTTCCCCGCCAACTACGTGGAGCTGCGGCAGTAG
- the CTTN gene encoding src substrate cortactin isoform X6, with protein MWKASAGHTVSIAQDDGGADDWETDPDFVNDVSEKEQRWGAKTVQGSGHQEHINIHKLRENVFQEHQTLKEKELETGPRASHGYGGKFGVEQDRMDKSAVGHEYQSKLSKHCSQVDSVRGFGGKFGVQVDRVDQSAVGFEYQGKTEKHASQKDYASGFGGKYGVQSDRVDKSAVGFDYQGKTEKHESQKDYVKGFGGKFGVQTDRQDKCALGWDHQEKLQLHESQKDYSRGFGGKYGVQKDRMDKNASTFEDVAQVAPTYQKTVPVEAVNSKTSNIRANFENLAKEKEQEDRRKAEAERAQRMAKERQEQEEARRQLEEQARAQKPTPPASPTPQPAPERPPSSPVYEDAAPLQAEPSYRAPESTHEPEPVYSVEAAGYREACAPEAVYESTEAPGHYPAEEGAYDEYENDLGITAIALYDYQAAGDDEISFDPDDIITNIEMIDDGWWRGLCKGRYGLFPANYVELRQ; from the exons ATGTGGAAGGCTTCGGCGGGCCACACCGTGTCCATCGCCCAGGACGACGGGGGAGCCGACGACTGGGAGACCGACCCCGACTTCGTG aATGACGTGAGTGAGAAAGAGCAGAGATGGGGGGCCAAGACCGTGCAAGGGTCCGGGCACCAGGAGCACATCAA CATACACAAGCTGAGAGAGAACGTGTTTCAAGAGCACCAGACCCTCAAGGAGAAGGAGCTCGAGACGGGACCCAGAGCCTCGCACGGCTACGGAGGGAAGTTCGGCGTCGAGCAGGACAGGATGGACAAA TCGGCCGTGGGCCACGAGTACCAGTCGAAGCTTTCCAAGCACTGCTCGCAGGTCGACTCCGTCCGGGGCTTTGGAGGCAAGTTTGGCGTCCAGGTGGACCGCGTTGACCAG TCGGCCGTGGGCTTTGAGTACCAGGGGAAAACTGAGAAGCACGCCTCACAGAAAG ATTACGCGAGTGGTTTTGGCGGCAAGTACGGCGTGCAGTCCGATCGTGTGGACAAGAGCGCGGTGGGCTTCGACTACCAGGGCAAGACGGAGAAGCACGAGTCGCAGAAAG ACTACGTGAAGGGCTTCGGAGGGAAGTTTGGCGTGCAGACAGACCGACAGGACAAGTGTGCCCTCGGCTGGGACCACCaggagaagctgcagctgcacgaGTCCCAGAAAG ATTATTCCAGAGGATTCGGCGGCAAGTACGGGGTGCAGAAAGACCGGATGGATAAG AACGCCTCCACTTTTGAGGACGTGGCCCAGGTGGCCCCCACCTATCAGAAGACTGTCCCCGTGGAAGCAG TGAACAGCAAAACGAGCAACATCAGAGCCAACTTTGAAAACCTGGCcaaggagaaggagcaggaggacCGGCGGAAGGCGGAGGCGGAGCGGGCGCAGAGGATGGCGAAGGAGAGGCAGGAGCAGGAAGAAGCCCGGCGGCAGCTGGAG GAGCAGGCCCGGGCCCAGAAGCCCACGCCGCCCGCGTCCCCCACGCCTCAGCCCGCTCCGGAGAGGCCGCCGTCGAGCCCCGTCTACGAG GACGCGGCTCCCCTCCAGGCCGAGCCGAGCTACAGGGCCCCCGAGAGCACACACGAGCCTGAGCCGGTGTACAGCGTGGAGGCTGCCGGCTACCGAGAGGCCTGCGCGCCGGAGGCCGTCTACGAGAGCACGGAGGCCCCGGGCCACTACCCAGCAG AGGAAGGTGCCTATGACGAGTACGAGAACGACCTTGGAATCACGGCCATCGCCCTGTACGACTACCAGGCTG CGGGCGACGACGAGATCTCCTTCGACCCCGACGACATCATCACCAACATCGAGATGATCGACGACGGCTGGTGGCGCGGGCTCTGCAAGGGCAGGTACGGGCTCTTCCCCGCCAACTACGTGGAGCTGCGGCAGTAG